In Arachis stenosperma cultivar V10309 chromosome 1, arast.V10309.gnm1.PFL2, whole genome shotgun sequence, one DNA window encodes the following:
- the LOC130943349 gene encoding uncharacterized protein LOC130943349 codes for MSCCIDIILRCCCHTLISMLILFLFMVGSSNGEDINNNPLFEFSSRDEVVQMNGYGEEKLSTVLITGSLNCQPTIPDQYQPHAWPIPGASVVVNCHSNGRKRRGRTTAVAVGVTDEFGDFMVELPSYLHAIPNLEKICRVKINEIPKGSMCGVMNKRQKKKQQLSLTSFGNGIRTYSAGDIRLHHAPFKHSN; via the exons ATGAGCTGCTGCATTGATATTATTCTTCGGTGCTGCTGCCACACCCTTATTTCTATGCTGATCCTGTTCCTCTTCATGGTTGGATCATCTAATGGAGAAGATATTAATAACAACCCTTTGTTTGAGTTTTCAAGCAGAGATGAAGTAGTGCAAATGAATGGCTATGGAGAGGAGAAGCTTTCCACTGTCCTCATCACTGGCTCCCTTAATTGTCAGCCCACTATTCCAGATCAATACCAACCTCATGCATGGCCAATACCAG GGGCTTCTGTGGTTGTGAACTGCCACAGCAATGGGAGGAAGCGGAGAGGCAGAACGACGGCGGTAGCAGTAGGCGTGACGGATGAGTTTGGAGATTTCATGGTGGAGCTGCCTTCCTACTTGCACGCAATTCCTAACTTGGAAAAGATATGCAGAGTGAAAATAAATGAGATTCCAAAGGGATCAATGTGTGGTGTGATGAACAAGAgacagaagaagaagcagcaacTCAGCCTCACTTCCTTTGGGAATGGCATCCGTACCTACTCTGCCGGAGACATTAGGCTCCATCACGCACCATTCAAACACAGCAATTGA
- the LOC130955483 gene encoding SNF1-related protein kinase regulatory subunit beta-2-like encodes MGNVNVNNHNNNGATHSEEDDEDDEASSSGTLPTPPTELMGQSPPTSPRATHSPFIFAPQAPVVPLQRPDEMHIPSQSWLQSTSGYEDMYSELGIPTMITWSYGGKEVAVEGSWDSWKTRIPLQRSGKDFTIMKVLPSGVYQYRFIVDGRWRYTPDSPWTQDDAGNAYNILDLQDYVPEDIESISSFEPPQSPDSSYSSLQLSSDDYAKEPPLVPPHLQMTLLNVPVTNMETQPPMSRPQHGVLNHLYMQKRKSTPSVVALGTTHRFLAKYVTVVLYKSLPR; translated from the exons ATGGGGAATGTGAATgtcaataatcataataataacgGTGCTACTCATTCAGAAGAAGACGACGAAGACGATGAAGCTTCTTCTTCGGGTACTCTTCCCACACCTCCTACCGAATTGATGGGTCAATCTCCACCCACAAGCCCCAGAGCTACCCACTCTCCCTTCATCTTCGCTCCTCAA GCTCCGGTGGTTCCACTACAGAGACCAGATGAGATGCATATTCCAAGTCAATCCTGGTTGCAATCTACCTCAGGGTATGAAGACATGTACAGTGAACTCGGAATTCCAACAATGATTACCTGGAGTTATGGTGGGAAAGAAGTAGCTGTGGAAGGGTCATGGGATAGTTGGAAAACAAG AATACCATTGCAGAGGTCAGGGAAAGACTTCACAATAATGAAGGTACTGCCTTCTGGTGTTTACCAATATAGATTTATTGTGGATGGACGGTGGAGGTACACTCCGGACTCGCCATGGACACAAGATGATGCAGGGAATGCTTACAATATCTTAGACTTGCAG GATTATGTTCCTGAGGACATTGAAAGCATCTCTAGTTTTGAACCTCCTCAATCACCAGACTCAAGTTATAGCAGTTTACAGCTTAGTTCTGATGATTATGCAAAGGAACCACCATTGGTTCCCCCACACTTGCAAATGACATTGCTAAATGTTCCAGTGACAAATATGGAAACGCAACCTCCTATGTCAAGACCTCAACATGGAGTGCTCAATCATCTTTACATGCAGAAAAGAAAGAGCACTCCTTCAGTGGTTGCGCTTGGCACAACGCATCGGTTTCTTGCCAAGTACGTCACTGTGGTGCTGTACAAGTCTCTGCCGAGGTAA
- the LOC130971490 gene encoding oligopeptide transporter 3 yields the protein MATKNHADDPTDTEKAANGGDPPYERCPIEEVALVVPETDDPSLPVMTFRAWFLGITSCVLLIFLNTFFTFRTQPLTISAILMQILVLPIGRFMAATLPTDQYNFLGWRFSLNPGPFNMKEHVIITIFANCGVSTGGGDAYSIGAITVMKAYYKQSLTFLCALLIVLTTQVLGYGWAGILRRYLVDPVDMWWPANLAQVSLFRALHEKDHKTKGLSRMQFFLIAMGVSFLYYILPGYLLMVLTFFSWVCWAWPHSITAQQVGSAYHGLGIGAFSFDWAGISAYHGSPLVTPWSSIVNVGIGFIMFIYIIVPICYWKFNTFDAQKFPIFSNQLFTATGQKYDTTKILTKNYDLDIDAYNKYGKLYLSPLFALSIGSGFARFTATLTHVALFYGSDIWRQSKSAMNNVKLDVHGRLMKAYKQVPEWWFLILLFGSIALSLLMSFVWKTDVQLPWWGMIFAFALAIIVTLPIGVIQATTNQQPGYDIIAQFMIGYVLPGKPIANLLFKIYGRISTVHALSFLSDLKLGQYMKIPPRCMYTAQLVGTIISAIVNLGVAWWMLDNIKELCMDDKAHHDSPWTCPKYRVTFDASVIWGLIGPRRLFGPGGLYRNLVWLFLIGAVLPVPVWVLSKIFPDKKWIPLINIPVISYGFAGMPPATPTNISSWLITGMIFNFFVFRYHKRWWQKYNYVLSAALDAGTAFMGVLIFFALQNAGHNLKWWGSELDHCPLATCPTAPGIVVDGCPVF from the exons ATGGCGACCAAGAACCACGCCGATGACCCCACGGACACCGAGAAGGCCGCCAACGGAGGAGACCCTCCGTACGAAAGATGCCCCATCGAGGAGGTGGCTCTTGTGGTGCCGGAGACCGACGACCCTTCTCTTCCGGTGATGACTTTCAGAGCCTGGTTTCTTGGGATAACCTCATGCGTGCTCCTCATCTTCCTCAACACCTTCTTCACCTTCAGGACTCAGCCTCTCACCATCTCCGCCATCCTCATGCAAATCCTTGTTCTTCCCATAGGAAGGTTCATGGCTGCCACTCTCCCCACAGACCAGTACAACTTTCTTGGCTGGCGCTTCTCGTTGAATCCTGGCCCTTTCAACATGAAGGAACAcgtcatcatcaccatcttcgCCAACTGTGGTGTTTCCACTGGTGGCGGAGATGCTTACTCCATTGGTGCCATCACTGTTATGAAGGCTTATTACAAACAATCATTGACCTTTCTCTGTGCTCTCCTCATTGTCTTAACTACCCAG GTCTTGGGGTATGGATGGGCTGGGATTTTGAGGAGGTATCTGGTTGATCCTGTTGATATGTGGTGGCCAGCAAACCTTGCTCAAGTCTCTCTCTTTAG GGCACTCCATGAAAAGGACCACAAAACAAAAGGACTCTCAAGGATGCAGTTTTTCCTCATTGCCATGGGAGTGAGCTTCTTGTATTATATTCTCCCTGGATATCTGCTTATGGTATTGACATTCTTCTCATGGGTGTGCTGGGCATGGCCACATAGCATCACAGCGCAGCAAGTTGGATCGGCTTATCATGGACTCGGCATTGGTGCCTTCAGTTTTGATTGGGCTGGCATTTCAGCTTACCATGGCAGCCCTCTTGTTACTCCATGGTCTTCCATTGTTAATGTTGGAATTGGATTCATCATGTTCATCTACATAATCGTGCCCATATGTTACTGGAAGTTTAATACTTTTGATGCGCAGAAGTTCCCTATATTTTCTAATCAGTTGTTCACGGCCACCGGACAGAAGTATGACACCACCAAGATCTTAACCAAAAACTATGATCTTGACATAGATGCATACAACAAATATGGCAAGTTATACCTCAGCCCTCTGTTTGCACTATCAATTGGATCAGGTTTTGCAAGATTTACAGCAACCCTCACTCATGTTGCGCTGTTTTATGGCAG TGACATTTGGAGGCAGAGCAAATCAGCAATGAATAATGTGAAATTGGATGTCCATGGTAGACTCATGAAAGCTTATAAGCAAGTACCCGAATGGTGGTTCCTGATTTTGTTATTTGGGAGCATAGCACTATCCCTGCTGATGTCTTTTGTGTGGAAAACGGATGTGCAACTTCCGTGGTGGGGAATGATCTTTGCTTTTGCTCTAGCTATTATTGTGACCCTCCCCATTGGTGTCATCCAGGCAACAACCAACCAG CAACCTGGATATGACATTATAGCACAATTCATGATTGGTTATGTCCTTCCCGGAAAACCAATTGCAAACTTGCTCTtcaagatttatggaagaatcAGCACTGTCCATGCTCTATCTTTCTTGTCAGATCTCAAACTCGGACAGTACATGAAAATTCCTCCAAGATGCATGTATACGGCTCAG CTGGTGGGAACTATAATTTCTGCTATAGTAAACCTTGGAGTGGCTTGGTGGATGTTGGATAACATCAAGGAACTATGCATGGATGACAAGGCCCACCATGACAGTCCTTGGACTTGCCCCAAATACAGAGTAACCTTTGATGCGTCGGTTATATGGGGTCTGATCGGACCAAGGCGCCTGTTCGGTCCCGGCGGGCTGTACCGAAACCTGGTGTGGCTATTCCTGATTGGAGCCGTGTTGCCGGTTCCTGTTTGGGTGTTGAGCAAAATCTTCCCTGACAAGAAGTGGATTCCCCTGATAAACATCCCTGTTATATCTTATGGCTTTGCCGGGATGCCACCTGCAACTCCCACCAACATTTCAAGCTGGCTAATCACAGGAATGATCTTCAATTTCTTTGTGTTCCGCTACCACAAACGATGGTGGCAGAAGTACAACTATGTTCTATCTGCAGCACTGGATGCAGGCACTGCTTTCATGGGCGTTCTTATCTTCTTTGCCCTGCAGAATGCAGGCCATAACCTGAAATGGTGGGGATCTGAGCTTGACCATTGTCCATTGGCTACTTGCCCAACTGCACCAGGAATTGTAGTTGACGGTTGTCCAGTATTCTAA